One region of Miscanthus floridulus cultivar M001 chromosome 19, ASM1932011v1, whole genome shotgun sequence genomic DNA includes:
- the LOC136527999 gene encoding 14 kDa zinc-binding protein-like isoform X3: MDTARFVRHIASSTNEEAAAKAAAATTDTGGPTIFDKIIAKGIPSSIVYEDENVLAFRDINPQAPVHVLVIPKVRDGLTGLNKAEPRHTEILGQLLYAAKVVAEKEGVANGYRVVINNGAEGCQSVYHLHLHVLGGRQMKWPPG, encoded by the exons ATGGACACTGCAAG ATTTGTGCGCCATATTGCTTCATCAACAAATGAGGAAGCTGCTGCCAAAGCAGCCGCCGCCACTACTGATACTGGAGGACCAACCAT TTTCGACAAGATCATTGCAAAGGGAATTCCTTCAAGCATCGTATATGAAGATGAAAATGTGCTGGCATTTAGAGATATTAATCCACAAGCCCCTGTGCACGTTCTAGTCATCCCAAAAGTGAGAGATGGGCTGACTGGATTAAACAAG GCTGAGCCAAGGCATACTGAAATTCTGGGCCAGCTTCTTTACGCAGCAAAAGTAGTAGCAGAAAAGGAAGGTGTAGCAAATGGGTACCGTGTTGTCATAAACAATGGAGctgaaggat GTCAATCTGTCTATCATCTGCACTTGCATGTACTCGGTGGAAGGCAGATGAAGTGGCCCCCTGGTTAA
- the LOC136529911 gene encoding truncated transcription factor CAULIFLOWER A-like isoform X2: MGRGKVEMKRIENKVSRQVTFSKRRKGLLKKAEELAVLCDVDIGVIVFSERGKLFDYSSPASLVDLIHRYEAATNTQLFHKEAHYTDDHHQQQQQQQMAAEFSKLQHEYQQLGASLKTYTGEDLSSLTSVVELAELEQQLESAVGKVRARKDELFINLTDELQLKINENGRHDDAAAAAGVEAEETTTMAEPPLPQSPSFAYLLAVEEKSAASTMLRLWPQPDADADGGSSSRRGLQL, encoded by the exons ATGGGGCGTGGGAAGGTGGAGATGAAGAGGATCGAGAACAAGGTGAGCCGGCAGGTGACCTTCTCCAAGCGCCGCAAGGGGCTCCTCAAGAAAGCCGAGGAGCTCGCCGTGCTCTGCGACGTGGACATCGGGGTCATCGTCTTCTCCGAACGCGGCAAGCTGTTCGACTACTCCTCACCGGCCAG CTTGGTTGATCTGATTCACCGGTACGAGGCGGCCACCAACACGCAACTCTTCCATAAGGAGGCACACTACACTGATGATCATCATCAG cagcagcagcagcagcagatggccGCGGAGTTCAGCAAGCTGCAGCATGAGTACCAACAACTTGGGGCCAGCTTGAAGACGTACACGGGAGAAGACCTGTCGTCTCTGACCTCGGTGGTCGAGCTCGCCGAGCTCGAGCAGCAGCTCGAGTCGGCCGTCGGTAAAGTCCGTGCAAGGAAG GATGAGCTGTTCATCAACCTGACCGACGAGCTTCAGCTCAAG ATCAACGAGAACGGGCGCCACGACGACGCAGCTGCCGCCGCAGGCGTGGAGGCGGAGGAGACAACGACGATGGCGGAGCCGCCGCTGCCACAGTCGCCGTCATTCGCGTACCTCCTGGCTGTGGAGGAGAAGTCGGCGGCGAGCACAATGCTGCGCCTGTGGCCACAGccggacgccgacgccgacggtgGGAGTTCCAGTCGACGCGGTCTGCAGCTGTG A
- the LOC136527999 gene encoding 14 kDa zinc-binding protein-like isoform X1 produces the protein MRAGGAASPEPAASPPPPAGSLLNLRPGHGVPRPRFDDAASLWGRWNSNLLSGAPVRTGGALICSSSGRAFSRAVIPRFVRHIASSTNEEAAAKAAAATTDTGGPTIFDKIIAKGIPSSIVYEDENVLAFRDINPQAPVHVLVIPKVRDGLTGLNKAEPRHTEILGQLLYAAKVVAEKEGVANGYRVVINNGAEGCQSVYHLHLHVLGGRQMKWPPG, from the exons ATGCGCGCCGGTGGAGCGGCGTCCCCCGAGCCGGCGGCTTCTCCACCGCCTCCCGCCGGTTCCCTGCTTAATTTGAGGCCAGGCCATGGCGTCCCACGACCGC GGTTTGATGACGCCGCGTCCTTGTGGGGGCGCTGGAACTCGAATTTGCTAAGCGGTGCGCCGGTACGGACCGGTGGAGCCTTGATTTGCTCCTCCTCCGGGAGGGCCTTTTCGCGCGCCGTGATCCCAAG ATTTGTGCGCCATATTGCTTCATCAACAAATGAGGAAGCTGCTGCCAAAGCAGCCGCCGCCACTACTGATACTGGAGGACCAACCAT TTTCGACAAGATCATTGCAAAGGGAATTCCTTCAAGCATCGTATATGAAGATGAAAATGTGCTGGCATTTAGAGATATTAATCCACAAGCCCCTGTGCACGTTCTAGTCATCCCAAAAGTGAGAGATGGGCTGACTGGATTAAACAAG GCTGAGCCAAGGCATACTGAAATTCTGGGCCAGCTTCTTTACGCAGCAAAAGTAGTAGCAGAAAAGGAAGGTGTAGCAAATGGGTACCGTGTTGTCATAAACAATGGAGctgaaggat GTCAATCTGTCTATCATCTGCACTTGCATGTACTCGGTGGAAGGCAGATGAAGTGGCCCCCTGGTTAA
- the LOC136527999 gene encoding 14 kDa zinc-binding protein-like isoform X2, producing the protein MATRAATATSSLLRRSASLRPLGIRFPHRVPPQRFVRHIASSTNEEAAAKAAAATTDTGGPTIFDKIIAKGIPSSIVYEDENVLAFRDINPQAPVHVLVIPKVRDGLTGLNKAEPRHTEILGQLLYAAKVVAEKEGVANGYRVVINNGAEGCQSVYHLHLHVLGGRQMKWPPG; encoded by the exons ATGGCGACCAGGGCGGCGACAGCCACGTCCTCTCTCCTCAG GCGCTCTGCCTCGCTGCGGCCGCTGGGTATCCGGTTCCCCCACCGCGTGCCTCCCCAAAG ATTTGTGCGCCATATTGCTTCATCAACAAATGAGGAAGCTGCTGCCAAAGCAGCCGCCGCCACTACTGATACTGGAGGACCAACCAT TTTCGACAAGATCATTGCAAAGGGAATTCCTTCAAGCATCGTATATGAAGATGAAAATGTGCTGGCATTTAGAGATATTAATCCACAAGCCCCTGTGCACGTTCTAGTCATCCCAAAAGTGAGAGATGGGCTGACTGGATTAAACAAG GCTGAGCCAAGGCATACTGAAATTCTGGGCCAGCTTCTTTACGCAGCAAAAGTAGTAGCAGAAAAGGAAGGTGTAGCAAATGGGTACCGTGTTGTCATAAACAATGGAGctgaaggat GTCAATCTGTCTATCATCTGCACTTGCATGTACTCGGTGGAAGGCAGATGAAGTGGCCCCCTGGTTAA
- the LOC136527610 gene encoding nuclear transcription factor Y subunit C-4-like: protein MEPSSQPQPAMGVAAGGSQVYPASAYPPAATVAAPAVASAGLQSAQPFPANPAHMSAQHQIVYQQAQQFQQQLQLQQQQQLQQFWAERMAEIEATTDFKNHNLPLARIKKIMKADEDVRMISAEAPVVFAKACEIFILELTLRSWMHTEENKRRTLQKNDIAAAITRTDIYDFLVDIVPRDEMKEDGVGLPRAGLPPMGAPVDAYPYYYMQQQQVPGPGMVYGAQQSYPVTYLWQEPQEQQGQAPEEQQSLHESG from the coding sequence ATGGAACCATCCTCTCAGCCTCAGCCTGCAATGGGTGTTGCTGCTGGTGGATCACAAGTGTATCCTGCCTCTGCCTATCCGCCTGCAGCAACAGTAGCTGCTCCTGCAGTTGCATCTGCTGGTTTACAGTCAGCACAACCATTCCCAGCCAACCCTGCTCATATGAGTGCTCAGCACCAGATTGTCTACCAACAAGCTCAACAATTCCAACAACAGCTCCAgctgcagcaacagcagcagcttcAGCAGTTCTGGGCTGAACGCATGGCTGAAATTGAGGCGACGACTGATTTCAAGAACCACAACTTGCCACTTGCGAGGATAAAGAAGATCATGAAGGCTGATGAGGATGTTCGCATGATCTCAGCTGAAGCTCCTGTGGTCTTTGCAAAAGCTTGTGAGATATTCATACTGGAGCTGACACTGAGGTCGTGGATGCACACTGAGGAGAACAAGCGCCGCACCTTGCAGAAGAATGACATTGCAGCAGCCATCACTAGGACTGACATTTACGACTTCTTGGTCGACATTGTTCCCAGGGATGAGATGAAGGAGGACGGAGTTGGGCTTCCTAGGGCTGGGTTGCCACCCATGGGAGCCCCAGTAGATGCATATCCATACTACTACATGCAACAGCAGCAGGTGCCTGGTCCTGGAATGGTTTATGGTGCCCAGCAAAGCTACCCAGTGACGTATTTGTGGCAGGAGCCTCAGGAACAGCAGGGGCAAGCTCCTGAAGAGCAGCAGTCTCTGCATGAAAGTGGCTGA
- the LOC136529911 gene encoding truncated transcription factor CAULIFLOWER A-like isoform X1, with protein MGRGKVEMKRIENKVSRQVTFSKRRKGLLKKAEELAVLCDVDIGVIVFSERGKLFDYSSPASLVDLIHRYEAATNTQLFHKEAHYTDDHHQQQQQQQMAAEFSKLQHEYQQLGASLKTYTGEDLSSLTSVVELAELEQQLESAVGKVRARKDELFINLTDELQLKINENGRHDDAAAAAGVEAEETTTMAEPPLPQSPSFAYLLAVEEKSAASTMLRLWPQPDADADGGSSSRRGLQLW; from the exons ATGGGGCGTGGGAAGGTGGAGATGAAGAGGATCGAGAACAAGGTGAGCCGGCAGGTGACCTTCTCCAAGCGCCGCAAGGGGCTCCTCAAGAAAGCCGAGGAGCTCGCCGTGCTCTGCGACGTGGACATCGGGGTCATCGTCTTCTCCGAACGCGGCAAGCTGTTCGACTACTCCTCACCGGCCAG CTTGGTTGATCTGATTCACCGGTACGAGGCGGCCACCAACACGCAACTCTTCCATAAGGAGGCACACTACACTGATGATCATCATCAG cagcagcagcagcagcagatggccGCGGAGTTCAGCAAGCTGCAGCATGAGTACCAACAACTTGGGGCCAGCTTGAAGACGTACACGGGAGAAGACCTGTCGTCTCTGACCTCGGTGGTCGAGCTCGCCGAGCTCGAGCAGCAGCTCGAGTCGGCCGTCGGTAAAGTCCGTGCAAGGAAG GATGAGCTGTTCATCAACCTGACCGACGAGCTTCAGCTCAAG ATCAACGAGAACGGGCGCCACGACGACGCAGCTGCCGCCGCAGGCGTGGAGGCGGAGGAGACAACGACGATGGCGGAGCCGCCGCTGCCACAGTCGCCGTCATTCGCGTACCTCCTGGCTGTGGAGGAGAAGTCGGCGGCGAGCACAATGCTGCGCCTGTGGCCACAGccggacgccgacgccgacggtgGGAGTTCCAGTCGACGCGGTCTGCAGCTGTGGTAA